One stretch of Wolbachia endosymbiont of Armadillidium arcangelii DNA includes these proteins:
- the lipB gene encoding lipoyl(octanoyl) transferase LipB, giving the protein MTEWLISNQLIDYNNAVEFMEAKIQQIYNNLSDELVWLLQHPPLYTSGIGATDNDIVEKLFPVHKTGRGGKYTYHGPGQRIIYLMLNLKKRNKCDIKLYIRDLANWIINVLKHFNISGEFKEDRIGIWVNNNGVEEKIAAFGIRLRKWVTYHGVALNVSPNLSHYKGIIPCGLKDYGVTSMEKLGVKVSLCELDDILKQEFHKIF; this is encoded by the coding sequence ATGACAGAATGGCTAATATCTAACCAACTTATTGATTATAACAATGCTGTAGAATTCATGGAAGCAAAAATTCAACAAATTTACAATAATTTATCTGACGAGCTAGTATGGCTGCTCCAGCATCCTCCACTTTACACTTCAGGAATCGGTGCAACAGATAATGATATTGTTGAAAAATTGTTTCCTGTCCATAAAACAGGCAGAGGTGGTAAATATACATATCACGGGCCAGGGCAGCGCATCATATACTTAATGCTAAACCTTAAAAAAAGAAACAAATGTGACATAAAACTATATATTAGAGATCTTGCTAATTGGATCATAAATGTTTTAAAGCACTTCAACATATCTGGAGAATTCAAAGAAGACAGAATAGGTATCTGGGTGAATAATAATGGAGTAGAAGAAAAAATAGCAGCTTTTGGCATTCGCTTGAGAAAATGGGTAACTTATCACGGCGTAGCGCTTAATGTCTCTCCGAATCTTTCCCACTATAAGGGTATTATTCCTTGTGGACTGAAAGATTACGGCGTTACATCAATGGAAAAACTAGGAGTAAAAGTTTCTCTTTGCGAATTAGATGATATATTAAAGCAAGAGTTTCATAAGATATTTTAA